The window ATCAAAAATTATTCGGTTGAACAATTTCATACATTctttttcaaactcattttgaattaACACATATATTATTAGACTGTATATTAAATAGTCATAATTTCTAATTTTAGGATAGGATATGAATTGAACTGATAATTTTACTTAATTCAAGGacttaattgataatttttatagtttaaagttGTAATTAATTTTGAAGCGTTTTTTTAGGTATGCAAATGGGTCTTATACTTTTTTTACAAGGGAGAGGCGGGAGTTGCATATTATTCTCCCTCCCATTTTTTCATTACCAAACGTTCTCTCTTCCTCGGTCTCGATCTTTCCCACACCCTTGTCTCTCCACTCCCCTCCTCTCTCATCAGTTCTATTTACTCATCATTTTAAATGTACGATTCCTGATGGGAAAACTACTTCTCATCCCCGATTGAACCACCCCTGTCGACCATTGAACCACCGCTGTCCACTACTCTTAAAATTCcgaatttttctttgttttttggaCGGCGGCAACATCAAACACCAAAGTTTTCTTCAATTGAGGTGAGTTAACCCTTCACTTTGAATGGATTTAGGGATTTTGAATGGGTTTGCTTGAATGTGATATTTTATATAGAACGAGTGTTTGCTTGGGATTAGGGATTTTGAATGGGTTGAGAGATTTTGAATGGGTTTAGGGAAACTCCCAATATTCAAGGAGAGTTTAATTGGTTAAGGGAAATCTTAAAGGTTTTACATACTATATGGTCTACtatttttcagtttatataGGTTAGAGAAGGTATTAACTAATGACAGTCTTTCTCTTGTCACTTCAATTCATGTTAGTGACTACTTCCTATTAGTTTACTTCTCATTGAATATGATGCGTTGAGTATGATAGAAATTGATGATAAGCCCATGTCAATTGTTGACTTGAAAGAATATAATGTCTCGTTTGTAAATGTCAATTTATAATTCATTTGGAATTGTTTATGAACCATTCATAAATAATATGATATGATTCTATTGATGAAAATTGCTATAAATATCTCAGATGTCGTGTTTTGAAGGTTTTGGAATCCAATAAGCTTATAAAAGGGATGAAGAAGTTTAATCACTTAGTGTTAAGTGAGAAGAATTTCAGGGAGAAATATATTGATCAATTCATAGATGAAATCCTGGTTTGTTGGAGTCTTATCTTGGTATCAAGGAAGCATAAAGCTCGATGgagaagaagtaagttttcctTTACAATGAAAATAGATTAATAGTTTTTAGTTTTACTAATTATGGTTTTGTCTTTCAAATGCTATCAGTATTGAATTCAATGTATATATTTTGGGAACTGATCTAAAACTCTCTCTTGCATGCCTTCAATAAGATTGAAAGAAAACACCTGTTGATTAGAGGATAACAATTTTTGGCTTCGTATCAAAATCATGTTTAGGTGCTTCTAGTGAATGCCTTTTTGTTGaggaaaaatattttcaatttcCCAATGCAATCATATTGTTCCATTCTGCCATTGTTTTGGCTGTGTTCTTTTGGTTCTTACTTTATATTGGATAAAGAACACCAATCAATTAATGGTCCTTTTCTCTGTTGTATAATTAATGGTCCTTAATTGTCAAGCATTCTGGCCATTACAAATATTCTTGCAGAATTCAGTTAATAGGCCAAAGTGAATACATATGCTGAAATGTCAATATTACTAGTTTTCGGAAGCCCCCTTTACTTAATGTTCCATCTCAAGTATTACATACTTtcgaaataagaaaaataaacttttaaattgGTTGGTCCTATGACAGACAATATCCAATTAATATAGACATGATATGTGCAGATATTAATTATTCAGGgtttaatatgttaaattaaaagattaacaATGTAGTGTGTAAAAGTTGAAAAGTGATATGtacaaatattaattattgaGGGTTTAATATGTTAAACTAAaagataccaaaataggtctatggtttttggaaaagtaacAATTTAAGctctacgtacaaaatagcaccaatataggtttaaggtttaaaaaaagtaccaatttaggcctcgataacagAACGAGACACTTCATTGATATTACttcgttaagttctgtcaattgtacgtggagtgAGAAATCAGAATTTAActgagtaatatgaatgacatgtctaatccgttatcgatgcctaaattgataccattttttaaatgttaagcctatattggtgctatttgtTCCTGGATTCTAAATTgacacttccccaaaaaccataggcctattttggtaccttatctcaAAGATTAACAATGTAGTGTGTAAAAGTTGAAAATTAAAACAGCCTCATGATATTACCATACCTTTTTCTCATCATTTGTTTATCTTCTGTATGGAATTTCCTTCGATGGTTGGTCCCTCTTTTTCTCTATTGATCTTCGACAAATGACTGCTTACCCATGCTAAGTTGGTTAAGATCTGTTCTTCAAGCTCAATGATGGAAGGTTCAATGTCCAATCCTAAACTTGCAGCTTTCTCTTCTTATTTCATTTTGCTTTCTTGATCGATTCCTCTTCTTATTTTTGCACTCTTTTTTTATGAACAAacataattttatctttaccAACCAAACATGCAAAAGCCCAAGTTGGTCAGATCTATTTTTACCTAAATTTACAGCCTTTTAGGTTCTTTTGTATCCCTATTCCTTTTGATTAGGAATGCTCACGTTGGGTTTTCctattgataaatttattttgcTTCTGGTTTTTTCTTAACTGTTGTATCTATGAGAACATCTCATAGAGAAAGCTGCACTTTTAAGTTAGTTTCTAGTTCATTTTTTTCTCAGTTTCCCCAAGTTGAGTTTCTAATATGGTCCTTCAATTCCCTATTATTTGcttatggaatttttttttctttcttggatACTCTCTTTCAATGTTGCTTTCATATCTTGTTCTTCATGTTCCATTTTTTTTCTgttaattagataattaacTATCTGTTTCttctttgatttttgttttattttcctgcttttcttttttattttgagttgATGAGTTCAAATATTGGTCTCTTGAATTTTGTAGGAGAGATCCTATTTTGTTTTTGGTTAATGCTTCCAATCTCCATGTGTAATTGTTACGCTTATCCAAATTGCATGAAGAGTTCAAATGTTTATATTAGGAATTGTGCAACTTTGTGAGATACATGTCAAATTTTAGTTTACAATTTTGGTTGTGGATTTGACTATAGACTATAATCTGAGTCTTTATTATGAATTGATTTTTCTTAATTGGCATTTACATCCATGAAGTTTAataaactgatttttttttgtagtctCAAAACTCCGACATTTAGCTTGGCTATTTACCAAGGTTTTGTTTTTGCAGCTCCTTTCTATGATTGCTGTGAGAGCTCTTCCTATTGCAATTAAAGTTGATATGCATTTCCCTTTTTGCTATTTGAGCTCATTTCATTAAGGAAACttcctttttatttttgcaGTATTTGTATAAAAGTAATCTTCAATCTTTAAACATCATATATGAGCTCTCAACTTTGAAGCAATATGAGGTCCTAATTTCTTATTGAATTTCCTTTTTTAACTATTTATATGTTTGTATTATCTCTaatgtattttgcagattgATCTATATGTTTTTGTAGGGTGTTAGATTGGAAATTCGATGCCAAGTGAAAGTTAATGAGATCACAATTGACCTCTAGCCTCATTGAAGTTTAAATTCTCTGTTGTTAGAGCTCAATTCACTCGAAAAGAAGCTTAATTCCTCATCTCAAtgctcagaaaaaaaaaaaagaagaatttAATTTCTAATAAGTCAATCTTCTAATTGGAACAGAACAATTGGTGACTATAGCCTCAGTAATGATAgtattatttaatttagttataGAGTCGTAGAtctataaattattttttgcatttttttttgcataCTCTAATTATGAACATGCTATGAAGTTCATTCGTAAAACCGATACATTTCCATGATTTCTACTCTGTATGGGAATTAGGATTGAATTGACAAAAATAGTGAATACCTTGACTTCAAACATTCTTAGGAATTTATATTTTCCATAAAGCTCGAGCCTTCAGTTCCACCTTGTTTAGTTCCTTCACTGCAGCACAAATGACTCATGTAAGATAAGATATCTGAAGAATAACATAGTTAAGAGTGGAAAGAGAGAAATCACATGGAAACTATCTTGTGAGTTCGTTTCAGATTTTTTTATTCCCGTTAAACACATCTGCTAAGTGGTCAAAAAGCAACAAAATAAGGATTATACTTGAACTTAAATCTGTAGCATTTGTGCCTATATTTTTGTCTCAATTAAGATGCTCTTCATTGCTATTTAGTAGTAATGTTCCTTATTAATTTTATCATTGTTATATGAAGCTTTGAATCTCATCACCTGCATTATTTTGATTGAATTAGTTGCTATTATTAATAGCTTATACTCTTCATCAGGAGTTCTTGTACTGTCTGGGCAGATTGCTTCTGTGGGAGACACGTGTGCTGAAGGGTAGTAAGGTTTTGCGAGTCAGGCTTTAGATATAGTATTTAAGTaaatttgatattattatttgttattccTTTTAAATCATGGTATCAGTTTTATTCATATCATGcttatatttgtattttatgGATGCAGGTCTCTAAACAACAATTTTTTAAGCGGATATATACCAGATTATTTGCAGTCGCTTACATGATTGATGAATTTGTAGGTTCTTAATTATGTTACCAAAATGGAATAGAATTGAGAGATTTATTTTTTGTTGATAGGAGTTTCTTTCTTGAATTTTTCTATTGAATGATAGAATTATTGgtgtttaattattaattatttattttttgtgattAAAATTTTAgactttgtttattttttatttttttattgaatttaatgCAGATATGTTCAATCCAAAAGTTcttataataataacaataataatgaaagaaattaaaaattaattcaaaataaattgTCAAAATTTGATCAAGTTTGTGACGATTATATTCGTGGCTAAGCAAAGTCTCTAGCTACAAGTGTTTTATGCTCGAGGCTAAGTAAAGTTTTAGCCACGAATGTTATAATTTTGCCACGGTTATACTTGTGGCTTAGTGAGGTTGATTGACATGAACCATTATATCTTGCCACATGTATTCTACTATTGCCACGAATTTGCATGTGGCAAAGGGATATGATTAGCCATGGATGTTTCTGTGGCATAAAACTCAATTTATGCCACAACCATCATTTTCCCGTGGCCACTACCTAGTCACGCTCACTTGTGCCACGGGagatttattttgaattttcgtGGCTAAATACTATAGCCACGGAAATATTATACTTGTGCCACGACTCTAACTGTGGcacaagtgatgatttgttgtagtgagCGTGTTCCAATGCTAGTCATTTTTCAAGCTCTGTTATACCACATTGGTTAACATATATTCTTTGTAAAGACATTATTTCCTCTGGTTAATAAAGTTTGAAATTTaagatcaaaaaaaaaatttactctAATTGTTAAAAGAGAAGTTGTCAAATAACCTTTGGATTCTTCATATTGCTTCATTGATGTTGAGAGAcggtaattaaaaaaaatgacaatATGCTATTATTATCGATtttcaaatatattttaattgattacattCTTGTGTTCTGCATATAATTACCACTCGATTCAAATGGGGATAATATATAACGACCTGGTCCGAAATGGGTGGCGCCAGGGTAGAAGTCCTGAGCAAGAAACGACTCTAAGGGATGTCGATgagggcaggaatgaactgaatctcatattggaaatggagagagagagtgTGACTGGAGCTTATTAGTAGGTTGCAATCCAATACACACAGACACATTTTAAAGCTGTGAAGTCTAAGGTGTTAGATTTGGATCAACGTggataatatctacatggtattgcaCCATGATGTACAATTTGTATCAGAGCCGACTTTCCACGTACAATATCAATATGTGTATGCGTGGAGTTCCATTTGACATTAAATTCAAAAAGTTGTCAATAAATTTTTCTAAATTGGAGACTCTAGACAGCTGTTTAGACCCAGGGCCGTCTCTAGACAGCTGTTTAGACCCAGGgccgtcttaaacatttttgggGCCCTGtgttaaatgataaaaaaaaataggtcttatttatcaaaaaaaaaaattaatactttcatataataataatgttacaaaatgaaacaccaaaatacttttaacttgatttttaacatactaaatataataaaaataattaaattagatattgtataataataataaaaactggGTGTAACCTTAGGCATCCTTTCTTTTCTAGTGAGAGAAGCTCTAGCTTCTTTCTAACTTCTACACCATTCTCTTCTCTTTGCTCTTCTCTtcaaaatatcattttttttttctattcacCATTATCACTTCCACTTAACGATTCTGATCTTGCATTTTAATTAGGTTTACTtttagaggaggaagaaggaagattgtcttccttcttcctcctcccatttatattttagttttcgTTTTTAGCTTTAGATTTACATTTTCTTGTTAGTTTGAAGTTTATATACCTCATTGAACTTCTTTTTCCGCCAGATCTACACTTTTGAGTTatacttctttcttttattcttttttcggtcttagcaagagcggaaaaggtttatcttgtccgtagatctatagatctgcgtggatgcacaaacagaaaggactcagatccgaacgtCCGGAAGAGCTTAAAGGACGAAGTATGGATTACAACAGTTTTTCAACGGGATTCGACTTACGAGAAGGATATGACTTCTATGTTTattgtatttgtattttttctgatttttagtgctctttgtagtctatgtattgctctttgtagtcttttctTCCCTTTGTGGGTCCTTGCCTATATGGGATggaggttttattcctctttCTTTCGTGCTGTATTTGTATTATTAAGCTAATGGAATGATATGtggtattttatcaaaaaaaaaataataaaaattgggTCCCTTAAGACTCTTAGAGTATTAATTTTCTGGATACGTtaacattcacttaatttttcgcataataattaataataataatttatttagatttgtataataataaaaactggGCCCTCTTAAATTCGAGACCATGTACGGAAGAACTCTTTGTACACCCTTCTCCTATTCCCCTGTTTAGACCGACTCTCTTAAAAGCCGATGCTCTATACATTCTTCACCCTTGATTATAATGACTTTTAAGTAATGTAATCAAAAGTCAATCTTTTAAGATCAAAAGTCAATCGTCGCTTGTTTTGTTATGTTATAAATAAAGCCAAaac is drawn from Euphorbia lathyris chromosome 9, ddEupLath1.1, whole genome shotgun sequence and contains these coding sequences:
- the LOC136207127 gene encoding uncharacterized protein, producing the protein MKKFNHLVLSEKNFREKYIDQFIDEILVCWSLILVSRKHKARWRRISKLRHLAWLFTKVLFLQLLSMIAYLYKSNLQSLNIIYELSTLKQYEEFLYCLGRLLLWETRVLKGL